A single genomic interval of Helianthus annuus cultivar XRQ/B chromosome 6, HanXRQr2.0-SUNRISE, whole genome shotgun sequence harbors:
- the LOC118479639 gene encoding transcription elongation factor SPT6 homolog has translation MGGNQHKGGGWLWMVTEKNGEGRWFSGDGGSCSSGGAGGWRRWRVETATGSDNGGVVVGDGEGGWQRWPEVVVVATVATVVAGGGGAWWWWLIAMTKVGGDGGGDRRGGNDDGGWWRWRWRGWRWVAAKTVAGDGGGGWRRRRVTAADDGGGGWWQR, from the exons atGGGTGGAAATCAGCACAAAGGTGGTGGTTGGCTATGGATGGTGACAGAGAAGAACGGTGAGGGGCGGTGGTTCTCCGGCGACG gtggcagtTGTAGCAGCGGTGGTGCTGGTGGGTGGAGACGGTGGCGAGTGGAGACGGCGACGGGTAGTGACAACGGTGGTGTGGTAGTGGGTGACGGTGAAGGTGGGTGGCAGCGGTGGCCAGAGGTGGTAGTGGTGGCGACGGTGGCGacggtggtggcaggtggtggcggtgcgtggtggtggtggttgatagCGATGACGAAGGTGGGTGGCGATGGCGgcggtgatcggag AGGTGGCAACGACGATGGTGgatggtggcggtggcggtggcggggATGGAGGTGGGTGGCGGCAAAGACGGTGGCGGGTGacggtggtggcgggtggcggcgaagGCGGGTGACGGCGGCggatgacggtggtggtgggtggtggcaacGGTAG
- the LOC110865911 gene encoding 50S ribosomal protein HLP, mitochondrial, with the protein MATNSTSKLFHVGRSLLRGLNSSSSGMIRSSQETTCNNSLAQQIRSFIQMRTNLKVVDNSGAKRVMCIQALKGKKGARLGDTIVASVKEAQPGGKVKKGQVVYGVVVRAAMQKGRSDGSEVKFDDNAVVLVNKQGEPIGTRVFGPVPHELRKKKHVKILSLAQHIA; encoded by the exons ATGGCAACAAATTCTACATCTAAGTTGTTTCATG TGGGACGTTCACTTTTGCGAGGCCTCAACAGTTCCTCATCAGGAATGATAAGATCATCACAGGAGACTACCTGTAACAATTCCTTGGCTCAG CAAATAAGGAGTTTCATACAAATGAGAACCAATCTCAAAGTGGTGGATAACTCTGGTGCGAAACGAGTAATGTGTATACAAGCTTTGAAGGGGAAGAAAGGGGCCCGATTAGGGGACACAATAGTCGCATCAGTGAAGGAGGCCCAACCCGGAGGGAAAGTTAAAAAAGGACAGGTGGTATACGGGGTAGTGGTTCGTGCCGCCATGCAAAAGGGCCGTTCTGATGGTAGCGAGGTCAAATTCGATGATAATGCTGTTGTACTGGTCAACAAGCAAGGTGAACCGATTGGAACTCGAGTCTTTGGCCCGGTCCCACATGAGTTAAGGAAGAAGAAGCATGTCAAGATACTCAGTCTTGCACAACACATTGCATGA
- the LOC110865913 gene encoding uncharacterized protein LOC110865913: MPTTTMRSHRKPPLGLRSPIRLRPRCPLQSSLPNLQTPSGTSTKSRLPKQSSVKEESELHPKYHTMSCELNALTKMVQDTLWGSTTTNQSVTEGPLFQRGKFYEEYSARRNERLKRKRGESVVEKKTPCKQYLGVRVESAKRTTAEVKKFESARKMMTPMMERRQTATTQRYSLRSSCKENKKPPLAMSYMGGATARKGY; the protein is encoded by the exons ATGCCGACGACGACGATGCGCTCCCATCGGAAACCACCTCTAGGGTTGAGATCTCCAATCCGGCTTCGTCCCCGCTGCCCCCTTCAGTCATCTCTACCTAATCTTCAAACCCCATCAG GCACTTCAACAAAGTCTCGTTTACCTAAACAATCTTCGGtcaaagaagaatctgaactccACCCTAAATACCACACGATGTCTTGTGAACTAAACGCCTTAACGAAGATGGTTCAAGATACTCTGTGGGGATCCACTACTACAAATCAATCTGTAACTGAGGGGCCTTTGTTTCAAAGGGGCAAGTTTTATGAAGAGTATTCTGCAAGAAGAAACGAGAGGCTGAAAAGGAAGCGAGGCGAATCTGTGGTTGAGAAAAAGACTCCATGCAAACAGTATCTTGGAGTTAGAGTCGAGTCAGCAAAGAGAACAACTGCGGAAGTCAAGAAGTTTGAGAGTGCGAGGAAGATGATGACCCCGATGATGGAGAGGAGACAGACAGCAACGACACAAAGATATTCGCTAAGAAGTAGCTGCAAAGAAAACAAGAAGCCACCATTGGCGATGAGCTACATGGGCGGTGCGACTGCAAGAAAAGGGTACTAG